The Mercurialis annua linkage group LG2, ddMerAnnu1.2, whole genome shotgun sequence genome contains a region encoding:
- the LOC126668398 gene encoding uncharacterized protein LOC126668398 has protein sequence MRGSNPIAINLSTEEHPTPGMAAQDSYNEMLKKVLESDQANLDRLASELREEEEEQKTQIQAAERQGKKITEAENLETEEMRKKAQNEQNEDDARSGLNSKREERREKEKEDAPPKSKRQDNDAGKEQPKKKHQEGEGESSESPQKSKATYVVEEDLEEKIAKALKKFKSEELDTDDLRLKGSPLSPEIMEETIPYSMKLQSCQPSTEKEIPEITHLDSRPPWGYLAYQTLSYAGSFQPRSRAPPRGGTTS, from the exons ATGAGaggaagcaacccaattgctATCAACCTAAGCACTGAAGAGCATCCAACGCCAGGCATGGCAGCACAAGATTCTTACAACGAGATGCTGAAAAAGGTACTAGAATCTGACCAGGCAAATCTGGATAGATTGGCTAGTGAA CTccgagaagaagaggaagaacagAAAACACAAATTCAAGCTGCCGAGAGACAAGGGAAGAAAATAACAGAAGCAGAGAACCTAGAAACGGAGGAAATGAGGAAGAAAGCCCAG AATGAGCAAAACGAAGACGATGCCCGAAGCGGGTTAAACTCAAAAAGAGAagaacgaagggagaaggagAAAGAAGATGCCCCACCAAAAAGCAAGCGACAAGACAACGATGCGGGGAAAGAACAGccaaagaaaaaacaccaagaaggggAGGGCGAATCCTCGGAATCGCCCCAGAAgagcaaagccacatatgtaGTGGAGGAAGATTtggaagagaagatcgccaaagcactAAAAAAGTTCAAGTCAGAGGAACTGGACACAGACGATCTCAGGCTGAAAGGCTCGCCCCTTTCACCCGAGATCATGGAAGAAACCATCCCATATAGCATGAAACTACAGTCCTGCCAACCTTCAACGGAGAAGGAGATCCCTGAGATCACACATCTAGATTCACGGCCACCATGGGGCTACTTAGCGTATCAAACGCTATCTTATGCAGGGTCTTTCCAACCACGCTCACGGGCACCGCCCAGAGGTGGTACAACAAGTTGA